In the Ilumatobacteraceae bacterium genome, one interval contains:
- a CDS encoding TIGR03086 family metal-binding protein, whose product MQPIEQLEHIIPTLTELVDHIDPSQLANPTPCDKFTVHDVLDHMMVLGGTFAYWFRGEEAPEISAPPVYGRVPAAEFGAAMGDLLESVRSPGAMDRTIATPMGEMPGGSFARFVAFDGTAHGWDLARGTGLTYELPPAVVDAVDEFARGALTDEMRDGDTFKQTTEAPVSATPLERLVAFSGRSV is encoded by the coding sequence ATGCAACCCATCGAACAGCTCGAACACATCATCCCGACACTGACCGAACTCGTCGATCACATCGACCCGTCCCAGCTCGCCAACCCGACGCCCTGCGACAAGTTCACCGTCCATGACGTGCTCGATCACATGATGGTGCTCGGCGGCACGTTCGCGTACTGGTTCCGGGGCGAGGAAGCACCCGAGATCTCGGCGCCGCCCGTGTACGGCCGGGTTCCCGCCGCCGAGTTCGGTGCGGCGATGGGCGATCTCCTCGAATCGGTGCGGTCGCCCGGCGCGATGGACCGCACGATCGCCACACCGATGGGTGAGATGCCCGGCGGGTCGTTCGCCCGCTTCGTCGCGTTCGACGGCACCGCACACGGATGGGACCTCGCCAGGGGCACCGGGCTCACGTACGAGTTGCCGCCGGCAGTCGTCGATGCGGTCGACGAGTTCGCCCGTGGCGCCCTGACCGACGAGATGCGCGACGGCGACACGTTCAAGCAGACGACCGAGGCGCCCGTCTCGGCCACGCCGCTCGAACGCCTGGTTGCGTTCAGCGGTCGCTCGGTCTGA
- the radA gene encoding DNA repair protein RadA, with amino-acid sequence MAKVKIEHVCTDCGASHPKWAGQCTSCGQWNTLVEEVALPSDAVPLAPTSATPMLIGDIDPKASTPRTTAIGELDRVLGGGLVPGSVTLLGGEPGIGKSTILLQLLAGWTGQSLYVTAEESAQQVRLRAERLDAVRPNLWLFAETALPHIIAAIDDVKPDFVVIDSIQTVHDPAIGSAPGSVTQVRGCAQQLVNIAKLRNIPVILVGHVTKEGSLAGPRVLEHIVDTVLSFEGERHHALRLLRATKHRFGPTSELGLFEMAGVGLVGVPDPSQLFLGDRRTGVPGSAIAPTMEGHRPIVVEVQALTTPAPPNVPARRTALGIDGNRLALLLAVLQQRARVAVQQQDVYASTVGGVRLVEPGLDLAVCLAIASAITDRPIPSDMVAFGEVGLGGELRQVAHTPRRLSEASRLGFTRAIAPKNSPAPDSGSIRLVRVGTLPEALAAAGLT; translated from the coding sequence ATGGCCAAGGTGAAGATCGAACACGTGTGCACCGACTGCGGCGCCTCGCATCCGAAGTGGGCAGGGCAGTGCACGTCGTGCGGGCAGTGGAACACGCTGGTCGAAGAGGTCGCGCTCCCCTCCGACGCCGTACCGCTGGCGCCAACCAGCGCGACCCCGATGTTGATCGGCGACATCGACCCCAAGGCCAGCACGCCGCGCACCACCGCGATCGGTGAGCTCGACCGGGTGCTCGGCGGCGGCCTGGTCCCGGGTTCGGTCACGCTGCTCGGCGGCGAGCCCGGCATCGGCAAGAGCACGATCCTGCTCCAGTTGCTCGCCGGCTGGACGGGTCAGTCGCTGTACGTCACGGCCGAAGAGAGCGCCCAACAGGTGCGTCTCCGCGCCGAGCGGCTCGATGCGGTTCGCCCCAACCTGTGGCTGTTCGCGGAGACGGCGCTGCCCCACATCATCGCCGCGATCGACGACGTCAAGCCCGACTTCGTCGTGATCGACTCGATCCAGACGGTGCACGACCCGGCGATCGGCTCGGCACCCGGCTCGGTCACCCAGGTGCGCGGGTGTGCGCAGCAGCTCGTCAACATCGCCAAGCTCCGCAACATCCCGGTCATCCTCGTCGGTCACGTCACCAAAGAAGGTTCGCTCGCCGGCCCGCGGGTGCTCGAACACATCGTCGACACGGTGCTGTCGTTCGAGGGCGAGCGCCACCATGCGCTCCGGCTACTTCGGGCCACCAAACACCGGTTCGGGCCCACCAGCGAACTCGGTCTGTTCGAGATGGCGGGCGTCGGGCTCGTCGGCGTGCCCGACCCGAGCCAGCTGTTCCTCGGCGACCGCCGCACCGGCGTGCCCGGGTCGGCGATCGCCCCCACGATGGAGGGCCACCGGCCGATCGTCGTCGAGGTGCAGGCGCTCACCACCCCTGCCCCACCCAACGTGCCCGCACGCCGGACCGCGCTCGGCATCGACGGCAACCGCCTGGCGCTCCTGCTGGCGGTGCTCCAGCAGCGGGCCCGGGTCGCCGTGCAGCAGCAAGACGTGTACGCGTCCACGGTCGGCGGCGTCCGGCTCGTCGAACCGGGGCTCGATCTGGCGGTGTGCCTGGCGATCGCGAGTGCGATCACCGACCGGCCGATCCCGTCCGACATGGTCGCGTTCGGCGAGGTCGGGCTCGGCGGTGAGCTCCGTCAGGTCGCCCACACACCGCGCCGGCTGAGCGAGGCGTCGCGCCTCGGGTTCACGCGGGCGATCGCGCCGAAGAACTCGCCGGCCCCCGACAGCGGCTCGATCCGCCTCGTCCGGGTCGGCACCCTGCCCGAAGCCCTCGCCGCTGCCGGGCTCACGTAG
- the disA gene encoding DNA integrity scanning diadenylate cyclase DisA encodes MDGQYRGANEAMRDALARVGPGTPLRDGLDRVVRSKAGALLVLSDDPEVLSICSGGFLVDAPFSPQRVSELAKMDGAIIISNDGGRIARANVHLVPDPTVPTSETGTRHRTAERVARSLDVPVISASEEMGVINVYAGGLKRQLQEVGRLLDRANQALQTLERYKVRLDDALDNLTALEIEDVVTARDVVTVLQRGEMVRRIADEIETMIIELGVDARLLRLQLDEIYTDIDDEVDLVVADYLPPHRHADDTVAEMSRMRDDDVLDARMALATMHLGDASLDDELAPRGLRLLRRVSKLTPDVAASIVDRFGGLARLQRATVDDLSAVEGVDAEIATSVKETLERVTENTILGQYS; translated from the coding sequence GTGGACGGTCAATATCGGGGTGCGAACGAGGCGATGCGAGATGCGCTCGCCCGCGTCGGACCCGGGACGCCACTGCGCGACGGTCTCGACCGTGTCGTGCGATCGAAAGCCGGTGCGCTGCTCGTCCTGTCCGACGACCCCGAGGTGCTGTCGATCTGTTCGGGCGGCTTCCTGGTCGACGCGCCGTTCAGCCCGCAGCGGGTATCGGAGCTGGCCAAGATGGACGGCGCGATCATCATCTCGAACGACGGTGGTCGCATCGCTCGCGCCAACGTGCACCTGGTGCCCGACCCGACGGTGCCGACCAGCGAAACGGGCACCCGTCATCGCACCGCCGAGCGGGTCGCCCGATCGCTCGACGTGCCGGTGATCTCGGCGTCGGAGGAGATGGGCGTCATCAACGTGTACGCCGGCGGCCTGAAGCGTCAGCTCCAGGAGGTCGGTCGGCTGCTCGACCGGGCCAATCAGGCGTTGCAGACCCTCGAGCGCTACAAGGTCCGTCTCGACGACGCGCTCGACAACCTGACCGCACTCGAGATCGAAGACGTGGTCACGGCCCGCGACGTGGTCACCGTGCTGCAGCGCGGTGAGATGGTGCGTCGGATCGCCGACGAGATCGAGACGATGATCATCGAGCTCGGCGTCGACGCCCGTCTGCTCCGGTTGCAGCTCGACGAGATCTACACCGACATCGACGACGAGGTCGACCTCGTGGTCGCCGACTACCTGCCGCCGCACCGTCACGCCGACGACACGGTCGCCGAGATGTCGCGGATGAGGGACGACGACGTGCTCGACGCCCGCATGGCGTTGGCCACGATGCACCTCGGTGACGCCTCGCTCGACGACGAACTCGCCCCGCGCGGCCTCCGGTTGCTGCGCCGGGTCAGCAAGCTGACCCCCGATGTCGCGGCGTCGATCGTCGATCGCTTCGGCGGCCTCGCACGCTTGCAGCGGGCCACGGTCGACGACCTGTCCGCGGTCGAGGGTGTCGACGCCGAGATCGCGACCTCGGTCAAGGAGACCTTGGAGCGCGTGACCGAGAACACGATCCTCGGCCAGTACAGCTAG
- a CDS encoding Dabb family protein, which translates to MPFRHVVMFKWADHVSPEHIEKVSAGLSELPGEIDVIRSYVHGADVGVSEGTYDYCVVADFDNVDDYYTYRDHPQHVLLIAENIKDHVTDRAAIQYQTGPR; encoded by the coding sequence ATGCCGTTCCGTCATGTCGTCATGTTCAAGTGGGCCGACCACGTCTCCCCCGAGCACATCGAGAAGGTGAGCGCCGGCCTCAGCGAGTTGCCGGGTGAGATCGACGTCATCCGCAGCTACGTGCACGGTGCCGACGTCGGCGTCTCGGAGGGCACCTACGACTACTGCGTGGTCGCCGACTTCGACAACGTCGACGACTACTACACCTACCGCGACCACCCTCAGCACGTGCTCCTGATCGCCGAGAACATCAAGGACCACGTCACCGACCGGGCAGCGATCCAGTACCAGACCGGCCCACGCTGA
- a CDS encoding LysM peptidoglycan-binding domain-containing protein: MADRAANRESVGTRLIVFTRSLVLFGLVAVGLPLALVVAARERFGGGAPFHGVASPADWSANRIRTALTERLTEQTITDIVIRLALVVAWVGVIVLVVTVVAEVAHMLRHDGLAMPDIRGLGFTQRTARVIASGLLVVVPLFTSPTSAVANQGATRLPDRSVASVLRVERPTPGTGSSAARASTSAAGSRLRQPVRAEDAPFDIDSSTAERAEPTAAPGEYVVQPGDSVYGIAERLVGPDSSRVAAFAERLVDLNLGRRMPDGRLFDNAAFIDVGWVLELPDGAGAAPSLRRDVAGTRVVEEGESLWSIAEDELGDPTRWPEVYGANEGREFDDGRRLTDPDLIRPGWDLRLPTDAPADAAEAPIPESDDVESSADITTPALVEDEVAVPDRLAASLDVDAPANSGAPADATVVDDATVVGDVVASSRRDNVWDEVGADTPGAVDATASAGDGTDERVDAGDSRSAAPRMMPLGGAAMMSAGVLTLLAVRRRAQLRRARPRTSLPDPSPRPAATERTLRAIDVGERFVRVETAIRAVAMTLVERDRRVVAVLVAPEGSLELRTSGPVALPSPWDGDGSVWHLAASIPLELLADAARSVNPPCPTLVQLGTDDAGRDVYVDLEAIEAIEVGGPGAQADAFVAALAATLAGSLLAEVTTLVGLGVPDEAFLAHRRYVPVPDQQRAFEASAEAIGSTRGSGRSTFALRSTGTATETWEPAVVLVGASAGTVPVPDERTGLAVVSASPIHGRSSRLAPDGDAWLLQPAGIRLTPVGLSPDDIAAIAELVTITDPEPETHTAPAAAPSGTVPLDRAALGEPTIIGPDDVAERPDAVDAPAEARLEPNVVPAPSYELLVRMIGPVGVIDREGNEVSFERSKTRELVAWLATHRERSTRSAARTALWELDVRDATFANVVSEARRSLARLVEPPEGDEWVGRTMTDALPLHELVRSDADLLRHALEVARLQPPGQAIATLDPAVELISGMPFEGTSYLWPDSEGITSDFVLLVTTATTELGAHCLSIGDIEGVFRATARGLQVLPAHEELIGLRMEAHARAGDHAGVRQEWESYERVINGDPWSDGEPAPKLVELRKRLLNPSR; the protein is encoded by the coding sequence ATGGCTGATCGAGCAGCGAATCGGGAGAGCGTCGGCACCAGGCTGATCGTCTTCACGCGTTCGCTCGTCCTGTTCGGGCTCGTTGCGGTCGGTCTTCCGCTGGCGCTGGTCGTCGCTGCACGTGAGCGGTTCGGCGGCGGCGCACCGTTCCATGGCGTGGCGTCTCCCGCCGACTGGAGCGCCAACCGGATCCGGACCGCGCTGACCGAGCGACTGACCGAGCAGACGATCACCGACATCGTCATCCGGCTGGCGCTCGTCGTCGCCTGGGTCGGGGTGATCGTGCTCGTCGTCACGGTCGTCGCCGAGGTCGCCCACATGCTCCGCCACGACGGGCTCGCCATGCCCGACATCCGTGGGCTCGGGTTCACCCAGCGAACGGCCCGAGTCATCGCGTCGGGTCTGCTCGTCGTCGTCCCGTTGTTCACCTCGCCGACGAGTGCAGTCGCGAACCAGGGAGCAACACGCCTGCCCGACCGGAGCGTGGCGTCGGTCCTGCGCGTCGAACGCCCCACACCCGGAACCGGCTCGTCGGCCGCTCGTGCCTCGACCTCCGCCGCCGGCTCGCGCCTCCGGCAGCCGGTCCGCGCCGAGGATGCTCCGTTCGACATCGATTCGTCCACCGCGGAGCGAGCCGAACCGACGGCTGCGCCGGGTGAGTACGTCGTGCAACCGGGTGACTCCGTCTACGGGATCGCCGAGCGGCTGGTCGGGCCCGACTCGTCGCGCGTCGCAGCGTTTGCCGAGCGGCTCGTCGACCTCAATCTGGGGCGCCGGATGCCCGATGGCCGACTGTTCGACAACGCGGCCTTCATCGACGTCGGCTGGGTGCTCGAACTGCCCGATGGTGCCGGCGCAGCGCCGTCGCTGCGCCGCGACGTTGCGGGAACCCGCGTGGTCGAGGAGGGTGAATCGCTGTGGTCGATCGCCGAGGACGAACTCGGAGACCCGACGCGATGGCCCGAGGTCTACGGGGCCAACGAGGGCCGCGAGTTCGACGACGGCCGCCGGCTGACCGACCCTGACCTGATCCGACCCGGGTGGGATCTCCGGCTTCCGACCGACGCGCCGGCCGATGCCGCCGAGGCCCCGATACCCGAGTCGGACGACGTCGAGTCGTCGGCCGACATCACGACACCCGCCCTGGTCGAGGACGAGGTCGCCGTGCCCGACCGGTTGGCTGCCTCGCTGGATGTCGATGCGCCGGCGAACTCCGGGGCGCCGGCCGACGCCACCGTCGTCGATGACGCCACCGTCGTCGGTGACGTCGTCGCTTCGTCGCGACGTGACAACGTCTGGGACGAAGTGGGTGCCGACACACCCGGAGCCGTCGATGCCACCGCATCGGCCGGAGACGGAACCGACGAGCGCGTCGACGCTGGCGATTCGAGGTCGGCAGCGCCTCGAATGATGCCGCTCGGTGGTGCGGCGATGATGTCGGCGGGGGTGCTCACGCTGCTCGCGGTACGACGCCGCGCCCAGCTCCGCCGAGCCCGCCCGCGCACCTCGTTGCCCGACCCGTCGCCCCGCCCGGCCGCGACCGAACGAACGCTGCGTGCGATCGACGTCGGCGAGCGATTCGTCAGGGTCGAGACCGCCATCCGGGCGGTCGCGATGACGCTCGTCGAGCGAGACCGGCGCGTGGTCGCCGTCCTCGTCGCGCCGGAGGGCTCCCTGGAGCTTCGCACCAGCGGCCCGGTCGCGTTGCCGAGCCCGTGGGACGGCGATGGGTCGGTCTGGCACCTCGCCGCATCGATCCCGCTCGAACTCCTCGCCGATGCAGCCCGTTCGGTGAACCCACCGTGCCCGACCCTGGTGCAGTTGGGCACCGACGACGCCGGACGCGATGTGTACGTCGATCTCGAAGCGATCGAGGCGATCGAGGTGGGTGGTCCGGGAGCGCAGGCCGATGCGTTCGTGGCAGCGCTCGCCGCGACGCTCGCCGGTTCGCTCCTGGCGGAAGTGACCACGCTGGTCGGTCTCGGTGTACCCGACGAGGCGTTCCTCGCGCACCGCCGCTACGTGCCCGTGCCGGATCAGCAGCGTGCCTTCGAGGCTTCCGCCGAGGCGATCGGTTCGACCCGTGGGTCCGGCAGGTCGACGTTCGCACTCCGCTCGACCGGCACCGCGACCGAGACCTGGGAGCCGGCGGTCGTGTTGGTCGGAGCGTCGGCCGGCACCGTACCCGTGCCCGACGAGCGCACGGGGTTGGCGGTGGTCTCGGCGTCACCGATCCACGGTCGGTCGAGTCGACTCGCTCCCGACGGAGATGCCTGGCTCCTGCAGCCCGCCGGCATCCGGCTGACCCCGGTCGGGCTGTCGCCCGACGACATCGCGGCGATCGCCGAACTGGTCACGATCACCGATCCGGAGCCCGAAACCCACACGGCGCCCGCGGCAGCACCGTCCGGCACGGTGCCGCTCGATCGCGCAGCGCTGGGCGAGCCCACGATCATCGGCCCAGACGACGTCGCCGAACGCCCGGATGCCGTCGACGCACCGGCCGAGGCCCGGCTCGAACCGAACGTGGTTCCGGCGCCGTCGTACGAGTTGCTCGTCCGCATGATCGGTCCGGTCGGAGTGATCGATCGCGAGGGCAACGAGGTGTCGTTCGAACGTTCAAAAACCCGTGAGCTCGTCGCCTGGTTGGCAACCCATCGGGAGCGGTCGACCCGGTCCGCCGCACGCACGGCGCTATGGGAACTCGACGTACGCGACGCCACCTTCGCCAACGTGGTCTCCGAGGCCCGCCGCTCGCTGGCTCGTCTCGTGGAACCACCGGAGGGCGACGAGTGGGTCGGGCGGACGATGACCGACGCACTCCCGCTGCACGAACTCGTGCGCTCCGACGCCGATCTGCTCCGCCACGCGCTCGAGGTCGCCCGGCTGCAACCGCCGGGCCAGGCGATCGCGACGCTGGACCCGGCGGTCGAGTTGATCAGCGGCATGCCCTTCGAGGGCACGTCGTACCTGTGGCCCGACAGCGAAGGCATCACGTCCGACTTCGTCCTGCTCGTCACGACGGCCACGACGGAACTGGGGGCGCACTGTCTGTCGATCGGAGACATCGAAGGTGTCTTCCGAGCGACCGCCCGCGGGCTCCAGGTGTTGCCCGCCCACGAAGAACTGATCGGCCTCCGGATGGAAGCGCATGCTCGCGCCGGCGACCACGCCGGCGTCCGTCAGGAGTGGGAGAGCTACGAGCGGGTCATCAACGGCGACCCCTGGAGCGACGGGGAGCCGGCACCCAAGCTCGTGGAACTGCGCAAACGGCTGCTGAACCCGTCACGCTGA
- a CDS encoding pilus assembly protein: MPQSDRGSTSLTTVLLTPVFVGLAFTAFQAAMFTHARSEARSVARDAAVLVARHGEPPEQVEASAEGVLRDADLLSATDLHISIEGGLVVVRLTGNAPGIIRGTATGIDITESLPVEGFRP, encoded by the coding sequence ATGCCGCAGTCGGATCGGGGGTCGACATCGCTGACCACCGTGCTGCTGACCCCGGTGTTCGTCGGGTTGGCGTTCACGGCGTTTCAGGCGGCGATGTTCACCCATGCCCGCTCGGAGGCTCGCTCGGTGGCTCGTGATGCGGCCGTGCTCGTCGCTCGACATGGCGAGCCGCCCGAACAGGTCGAGGCGTCGGCCGAGGGGGTCCTTCGCGACGCCGACCTGCTGAGCGCCACCGATCTCCACATCAGCATCGAGGGCGGGCTCGTCGTGGTCCGGCTGACGGGCAACGCCCCGGGCATCATCCGCGGTACCGCCACCGGGATCGACATCACCGAGTCGTTGCCGGTCGAGGGGTTCCGCCCGTGA